From a single Pirellulales bacterium genomic region:
- the hisD gene encoding histidinol dehydrogenase has translation MSHSLQLLRIDTRQANVRQVLAELRQRLSPQGNVVSEAGRQRTMEVFGEPLSPQQVVERICQDVRSKGLAAVLDYSARIDKTQLTADTLRVSAAELAAAHSQADAEFLAAIRRIRQNILCFQQAILQHDVRVDLPAGGGYLRQRYLPLARVGICVPGGAAAYPSTVLMTAVPAQVAGVKQLAVIAPPTKFGAYNPDLLATCAELGITEVYRLGGAQGVAALAYGVDGVPKVDKIVGPGNLFVALAKRHVFGEVDIDSIAGPSEVLVLADETARPDFTAADLIAQAEHAPGSGILITWYPPLIEAVAEELQRQTAHLSRGDLARQSLEQFGALILARNANEACTLADEIAPEHLHIAAANAEALLEQIPHAGAAFLGHFSPVAAGDYAAGPSHVLPTGGTARFAAGLTVNDFLRGGSVIALNETGLSALAGDIRGLADKEGLTAHKASIDVRISK, from the coding sequence ATGTCACATTCTTTACAACTGCTGCGGATCGATACCCGCCAAGCGAACGTCCGCCAAGTTCTGGCCGAACTTCGCCAGCGGCTTAGTCCACAAGGCAATGTGGTTAGCGAAGCCGGGCGCCAGCGCACCATGGAGGTTTTTGGAGAACCCCTTTCGCCGCAGCAAGTTGTCGAACGAATTTGTCAGGATGTGCGCAGCAAAGGTTTGGCTGCTGTGCTCGATTATTCCGCTCGCATCGACAAAACCCAGCTTACGGCCGACACCCTGCGAGTGAGCGCCGCCGAATTAGCCGCGGCCCATTCCCAGGCCGACGCCGAGTTTCTGGCTGCCATCCGCCGCATTCGCCAAAACATTCTCTGTTTCCAACAAGCAATTTTGCAGCACGACGTGCGGGTAGATTTGCCGGCCGGCGGCGGATATTTGCGGCAGCGATATTTGCCGCTTGCCCGCGTCGGGATTTGTGTGCCCGGTGGTGCTGCAGCGTATCCTTCCACGGTGTTGATGACCGCTGTGCCAGCCCAAGTGGCGGGCGTCAAGCAGTTGGCCGTCATCGCTCCGCCGACAAAGTTCGGTGCGTACAATCCCGATCTGCTGGCCACCTGCGCCGAATTGGGCATTACCGAAGTGTATCGCCTGGGCGGCGCACAAGGCGTGGCCGCTTTGGCATACGGTGTAGACGGCGTGCCCAAGGTGGATAAAATAGTCGGCCCCGGCAATCTGTTCGTCGCCTTAGCCAAGCGGCATGTGTTTGGCGAAGTTGATATCGACTCCATCGCCGGTCCCAGCGAAGTGTTGGTCTTGGCCGATGAAACCGCTCGGCCCGATTTCACCGCCGCCGATTTGATCGCCCAGGCCGAGCACGCTCCCGGCTCAGGCATTTTGATCACCTGGTATCCGCCGCTGATCGAAGCGGTGGCCGAAGAATTACAGCGTCAAACGGCACATTTATCTCGTGGTGATTTAGCCCGGCAAAGCTTGGAACAGTTCGGCGCGCTAATTCTGGCCCGCAATGCGAACGAGGCCTGTACACTAGCCGACGAAATCGCGCCAGAGCACTTGCACATTGCGGCAGCGAATGCGGAAGCGTTGCTCGAACAAATTCCTCACGCCGGTGCTGCGTTTTTGGGGCATTTTAGCCCTGTGGCCGCCGGCGATTATGCAGCCGGACCATCGCATGTACTTCCCACCGGTGGGACGGCCCGCTTTGCCGCCGGATTAACCGTCAACGACTTTTTGCGTGGGGGCAGCGTCATTGCGCTGAATGAAACCGGCCTGTCCGCGCTGGCCGGCGACATCCGCGGCCTGGCCGACAAAGAAGGATTAACGGCTCACAAAGCCAGCATCGACGTGCGGATAAGTAAGTAA